A part of Streptomyces sp. NBC_01235 genomic DNA contains:
- a CDS encoding menaquinone biosynthetic enzyme MqnA/MqnD family protein — MDNSRTRPRVGHIQFLNCLPLYWGLARTGTLLDFELTKDTPEKLSERLVRGDLDIGPVTLVEFLKNADDLVAFPDIAVGCDGPVMSCVIVSKVPLEELDGARVALGSTSRTSVRLAQLLLADRFGVRPDYYTCPPDLSLMMQEAEAAVLIGDAALRANLLDGPRFGLEVHDLGTLWKEWTGLPFVFAVWAARREYLEREPVITREVHRAFLDSCSLSLEEVGKVAEQAARWEEFDEQVLERYFTTLDFRFGAPQLAAVTEFARRVGPTTGFPADVKVELLQPRSA, encoded by the coding sequence GTGGACAATTCTCGCACCCGGCCGCGCGTCGGCCACATCCAGTTCCTCAACTGCCTGCCCCTCTATTGGGGGCTCGCGAGAACCGGCACCCTCCTCGACTTCGAGCTGACGAAGGACACCCCCGAGAAGCTCAGCGAGCGGCTGGTGCGGGGCGACCTCGACATCGGACCCGTCACCCTCGTCGAGTTTCTCAAGAACGCCGACGACCTGGTTGCCTTCCCCGACATCGCCGTCGGCTGCGACGGCCCGGTGATGTCCTGCGTGATCGTCTCGAAGGTCCCGCTGGAGGAGCTGGACGGCGCCCGGGTCGCCCTCGGCTCGACCTCCCGCACCTCCGTACGCCTCGCCCAGCTCCTGCTGGCGGACCGTTTCGGCGTCCGGCCCGACTACTACACATGCCCGCCCGACCTCAGCCTGATGATGCAGGAGGCCGAGGCGGCCGTACTCATCGGCGACGCCGCACTGCGGGCCAACCTGCTGGACGGACCGCGCTTCGGCCTGGAGGTGCACGACCTCGGCACGCTCTGGAAGGAGTGGACCGGCCTGCCCTTCGTCTTCGCGGTGTGGGCGGCCCGCCGGGAGTACCTGGAGCGCGAGCCGGTCATCACCCGCGAGGTCCACCGGGCCTTCCTCGACTCCTGCAGCCTCTCCCTGGAGGAGGTCGGCAAGGTCGCCGAGCAGGCGGCCCGCTGGGAGGAGTTCGACGAGCAGGTCCTGGAGCGGTACTTCACCACCCTCGACTTCCGCTTCGGCGCACCCCAGCTGGCGGCCGTGACCGAGTTCGCCCGCCGCGTCGGCCCGACGACGGGCTTCCCGGCGGACGTGAAGGTGGAACTGCTCCAGCCCCGTTCTGCGTAA
- a CDS encoding serine/threonine-protein kinase, protein MQPLGADEPTAVGPYRLLGRLGSGGMGRVYLGRSAGGRTVAVKIVHPHLALDEEFRARFRREVEAARRVGGAWTAPVLDADPEATIPWVATGYAAGPSLAAAVTSGGGPLPETSVRVLGAGLAEALATVHALGLVHRDVKPSNVLLTVDGPLLIDFGIARATDGTASLTSTGVSVGSPGYMAPEQILGKGASGASDVFSLGAVLAYAATGRPPFPGDSSAALLYKVVHEEPELGGPDGELRGELRSVVESCLSKDPTARPSPAELARRLAPEGAARLVAGGWLPGPLVEQVGRSAVRLLNLEGAAAGPGAGGSVGAGAAAVVSGPVGFSSPAVTSGEPAPTVGEFGPPPVMGGSAAATPVDAPASLPAPRDAEPAAAGAGRPGKVSVTVAATATPGEGGRGRRLSCTVALAVAGAMATVTVGSVFLFHLLPNGDDDAGGSDAGAYSSAPAAGSSSGATDGDAPTALPARYVGTWEGQGTGLDGSLPMGTFRVTVQQADVGEKLGELRQTDVLGGVCLDVLTLKQVTGKEVVATSVGAKSNHAGCNPTAHTIRLTPTGDDLTYASDSAAEGNPVARMSKVE, encoded by the coding sequence ATGCAGCCGCTCGGAGCCGACGAACCCACGGCCGTGGGGCCCTACCGGCTGCTCGGCCGGCTCGGGTCCGGCGGGATGGGCCGCGTCTACCTGGGCCGCAGTGCCGGTGGCCGCACGGTCGCCGTCAAGATCGTGCACCCGCACCTCGCCCTCGACGAGGAGTTCCGCGCCCGCTTCCGGCGCGAGGTCGAGGCCGCGAGGCGGGTCGGCGGGGCGTGGACCGCGCCGGTCCTGGACGCCGACCCGGAGGCGACGATCCCGTGGGTCGCCACCGGCTACGCGGCCGGACCCTCCCTGGCCGCCGCGGTCACCTCCGGCGGCGGACCGCTGCCCGAGACTTCCGTACGGGTCCTGGGCGCGGGCCTGGCGGAGGCGCTCGCGACCGTGCACGCGCTGGGCCTGGTGCACCGGGACGTGAAGCCGTCCAACGTCCTGCTGACCGTCGACGGACCGCTGCTGATCGACTTCGGCATCGCCCGCGCGACCGACGGCACGGCATCGCTCACCTCGACCGGCGTCTCCGTCGGCTCGCCCGGTTACATGGCCCCCGAGCAGATCCTCGGCAAGGGCGCGTCCGGCGCCTCCGACGTCTTCTCCCTCGGCGCGGTGCTGGCGTACGCGGCGACCGGGCGGCCCCCGTTCCCCGGAGACTCCTCGGCCGCCCTCCTCTACAAGGTCGTCCACGAGGAGCCCGAACTGGGGGGACCGGACGGCGAACTGCGCGGCGAACTCCGGTCGGTGGTCGAGTCCTGCCTGTCCAAGGACCCGACCGCACGGCCGTCCCCCGCCGAGTTGGCCCGCCGGCTCGCCCCCGAGGGCGCGGCCCGGCTGGTGGCGGGCGGATGGCTGCCGGGGCCGCTGGTGGAGCAGGTGGGGCGGAGCGCCGTACGACTGCTGAACCTGGAGGGGGCGGCAGCGGGTCCGGGGGCAGGTGGGAGCGTGGGTGCGGGTGCGGCGGCTGTCGTGTCCGGGCCGGTGGGGTTCAGCAGTCCGGCGGTGACATCGGGGGAACCGGCGCCGACGGTGGGGGAGTTCGGGCCGCCGCCGGTCATGGGCGGGAGCGCCGCCGCCACACCGGTGGACGCACCGGCTTCCCTGCCCGCGCCCCGGGACGCCGAGCCGGCGGCTGCCGGAGCCGGACGTCCCGGCAAGGTCTCCGTCACCGTGGCGGCCACCGCGACACCCGGCGAGGGCGGGCGCGGACGGCGGCTGAGCTGCACCGTCGCGCTGGCGGTCGCGGGAGCGATGGCGACGGTGACGGTCGGTTCGGTGTTCCTGTTCCACCTGCTGCCGAACGGAGACGACGACGCCGGGGGCTCCGACGCCGGCGCCTATTCCTCGGCGCCGGCGGCCGGTTCGAGCTCCGGCGCCACCGACGGAGATGCGCCCACCGCGCTCCCGGCCCGCTACGTCGGCACCTGGGAGGGCCAGGGCACCGGCCTCGACGGCTCCCTCCCGATGGGCACGTTCCGGGTGACGGTCCAACAGGCGGACGTGGGCGAGAAGTTGGGGGAGCTGCGACAGACGGATGTGCTCGGCGGCGTCTGTCTCGACGTCCTGACGCTGAAACAGGTGACGGGGAAGGAGGTGGTCGCGACCTCCGTGGGAGCGAAGAGCAACCACGCGGGTTGCAATCCGACAGCCCACACGATCCGGCTCACCCCGACCGGCGACGACCTGACCTACGCCTCGGACAGCGCGGCCGAGGGCAATCCGGTGGCGCGGATGTCGAAGGTCGAATAG
- a CDS encoding protein kinase domain-containing protein: protein MDTLQPEDPRELGGYRLLRRLGAGGMGRVYLARSPGGRTVAVKVVRPEIAADADFRARFRHEVEMARAVSGRYTAPVVDADTDAPLPWLATSYVLGPDLTDVVEQHGALPERTVRALAAGLAAALQEIHAAGLIHRDLKPSNVLLAADGPRVIDFGIARAVDGNRMTQTGVVVGSPGYLPPEQAMGKDVGPAGDVFSLGAVIAFAATGRGAFGEGVVSHAAMLYQVVHGEPDLTGVPQSLIGLVRGCLLKDPAQRPAPAEIVAALAPQGGEGAKGAGGVAAVLDDWLPSALASTIATHAAGILDLEAPEDRPGQGQGQGQGQGQGQGQGQGVVAGAGAFGPAGMPAPVPAPAYGYPSGAPAPTPAPAYGYPPAAGYGPPSGPAGPAVPGANPYAIPGTVQLGAPSPTTPSAPAPSRRRALRLALGGAATVAVAGGGVAWWAAEQTPVAASTGTGTGAGGKGGSAAAADETFTTPPAGVAPQPLWHVSVSEDATNTDVPVLTHQGLLLVSGDPLVAYDMKTGKPKWSKEGVCRAGAELLFHDGKVFLADGDYEGVLVAYDVKTGEEAWRSRLGKELEIERTIAIDDKNVYVTGTDYSQSQSATKYRTCIAAISHTTGKKVWLERRDWGTADYDVLGGASGRYLAYADSKYNLTVRDTATGKQLWSKKIGDDWEWRPTIAGGLVYLPGEQLTAVDADNGKTAWTLSPNGRRGFNAPTVVDGVLYVSDHDRGVWAVNVRTRKRLWLCDDLKGFTGPETFLKVGTTLYGGGSVLNGALVALEAKTGKVRWIYDDDRSSTDPWMIALSGNRLAATHGPDIYALPAV from the coding sequence ATGGACACACTTCAGCCGGAGGATCCGCGGGAGTTGGGCGGCTACCGCCTCCTGCGCAGGCTCGGCGCGGGTGGCATGGGACGGGTGTACCTGGCCCGTTCGCCCGGTGGCAGGACCGTCGCCGTGAAGGTCGTCCGTCCCGAGATCGCGGCGGACGCCGACTTCCGTGCCCGGTTCCGGCACGAGGTCGAGATGGCCCGGGCCGTCTCCGGCCGCTACACCGCCCCGGTCGTGGACGCCGACACGGACGCCCCGCTGCCGTGGCTGGCGACGTCGTACGTGCTCGGCCCGGACCTGACGGACGTCGTGGAGCAGCACGGCGCGCTGCCGGAACGGACGGTGCGCGCGCTGGCCGCCGGTCTCGCGGCCGCCCTCCAGGAGATCCACGCGGCCGGTCTGATCCACCGCGACCTCAAGCCGTCCAACGTCCTGCTGGCCGCCGACGGCCCGCGGGTCATCGACTTCGGCATCGCGCGCGCGGTCGACGGAAACCGTATGACGCAGACGGGAGTTGTCGTCGGCTCGCCCGGCTACCTGCCTCCGGAGCAGGCGATGGGCAAGGACGTCGGTCCGGCGGGGGACGTCTTCTCGCTCGGCGCGGTCATCGCCTTCGCCGCCACCGGCCGGGGCGCGTTCGGCGAGGGAGTGGTCTCGCACGCGGCCATGCTCTACCAGGTCGTCCACGGTGAACCGGACCTGACCGGCGTTCCGCAGTCCCTGATCGGCCTGGTCCGTGGCTGCCTGCTGAAGGACCCGGCGCAGCGGCCCGCCCCCGCCGAGATCGTCGCCGCTCTCGCGCCGCAGGGCGGCGAGGGTGCGAAGGGCGCCGGGGGCGTCGCGGCCGTTCTCGACGACTGGCTGCCGTCGGCGCTGGCGTCGACGATCGCCACGCACGCGGCGGGAATCCTGGACCTGGAGGCACCGGAGGACCGACCGGGACAGGGTCAGGGACAGGGTCAGGGTCAGGGTCAGGGACAGGGACAGGGACAGGGGGTGGTGGCGGGGGCCGGGGCGTTCGGTCCGGCGGGCATGCCCGCCCCGGTGCCCGCGCCCGCATACGGATACCCGAGCGGCGCCCCCGCCCCAACCCCCGCTCCGGCGTACGGCTACCCGCCCGCCGCCGGCTACGGACCCCCCTCCGGCCCGGCCGGTCCTGCCGTCCCGGGCGCCAACCCGTATGCCATCCCCGGCACCGTCCAGCTCGGCGCCCCCTCGCCCACCACCCCCTCCGCTCCCGCCCCCTCCCGCCGCCGGGCGCTCAGGCTCGCGCTCGGTGGGGCGGCGACCGTCGCCGTGGCCGGCGGCGGGGTCGCGTGGTGGGCCGCCGAGCAGACACCGGTGGCGGCGTCGACCGGAACGGGAACCGGCGCGGGCGGCAAGGGCGGTTCGGCGGCGGCCGCCGACGAGACGTTCACGACCCCGCCGGCCGGCGTCGCCCCCCAGCCGCTGTGGCACGTCTCGGTGTCGGAGGACGCCACCAACACCGACGTCCCGGTCCTGACGCACCAGGGCCTGCTGCTGGTCAGCGGGGACCCGCTGGTGGCGTACGACATGAAGACCGGCAAGCCGAAGTGGTCCAAGGAGGGCGTCTGCCGGGCCGGCGCCGAACTCCTCTTCCACGACGGCAAGGTGTTCCTCGCCGACGGCGACTACGAGGGCGTCCTCGTCGCGTACGACGTGAAGACCGGCGAGGAGGCGTGGCGCAGCCGACTCGGCAAGGAGCTGGAGATCGAGCGGACGATCGCCATCGACGACAAGAACGTGTACGTCACCGGCACCGACTACAGCCAGTCCCAGAGCGCCACCAAGTACCGCACCTGCATCGCCGCGATCAGCCACACCACGGGCAAGAAGGTGTGGCTGGAGCGGCGGGACTGGGGCACGGCGGACTACGACGTCCTCGGCGGCGCCTCCGGCAGGTACCTCGCCTACGCCGACTCCAAGTACAACCTCACCGTCCGCGACACGGCCACGGGCAAGCAGTTGTGGAGCAAGAAGATCGGCGACGACTGGGAGTGGCGGCCGACCATCGCCGGTGGCCTGGTCTACCTGCCCGGCGAGCAGCTGACGGCCGTCGACGCCGACAACGGCAAGACCGCCTGGACGCTCTCGCCCAACGGCCGTCGCGGCTTCAACGCCCCGACGGTCGTCGACGGCGTCCTCTACGTCAGCGACCACGACCGCGGAGTGTGGGCCGTGAATGTGAGGACCCGGAAGCGGCTCTGGCTCTGCGACGACCTGAAGGGTTTCACCGGCCCGGAGACCTTCCTGAAGGTCGGGACAACCTTGTACGGCGGCGGCTCCGTCCTGAACGGCGCGCTCGTCGCCCTGGAGGCGAAGACGGGCAAGGTCCGCTGGATCTACGACGACGACAGGTCCAGCACCGACCCCTGGATGATCGCCCTCTCCGGCAACCGGCTCGCGGCCACCCACGGGCCGGACATCTACGCGTTGCCGGCGGTGTGA
- a CDS encoding prepilin peptidase, translating to MNTPPSDLALITVAALWGAVTGTLLPRAAYRFSAPWEEAEDGSEVDPGWRATCPAGHPIRGWLGRARCGQCAGTTAAAGAAAETGTGTGTGAGTGAGTETGAGAGAGAGAGPASSGDVGRLTLTPSYAPGALLLPALTALLCAALAAATGIRPELVVWLTLAPVGVLLAVVDLRARRLPDPLTLPLAAAALALLGPAALLPEHAGDWTTALLGALALGAGYLVLHLVNPGGLAFGDVKLALGTGAVLGWYGWATVMLGTFAAFLFGALYGGVLAVVGREGRRTTIAFGPFMLAGTLTGLLIGAYAA from the coding sequence ATGAACACGCCTCCCAGTGACCTGGCGCTGATCACCGTCGCCGCGCTGTGGGGCGCCGTGACGGGAACGCTGCTGCCCCGCGCCGCCTACCGTTTCTCCGCGCCCTGGGAGGAGGCGGAGGACGGGTCGGAGGTGGACCCCGGCTGGCGGGCGACCTGCCCGGCCGGGCACCCGATCCGGGGATGGCTCGGGCGGGCGAGATGCGGACAGTGCGCCGGGACGACGGCGGCAGCGGGAGCGGCGGCAGAAACGGGTACCGGTACCGGGACCGGAGCGGGGACGGGAGCGGGGACCGAGACCGGAGCGGGAGCGGGAGCGGGAGCGGGGGCGGGTCCGGCGTCGTCCGGCGATGTCGGTCGGCTCACGCTCACCCCCTCCTACGCCCCCGGCGCGCTCCTCCTGCCCGCCCTCACCGCGCTCCTGTGTGCCGCGCTCGCCGCCGCCACCGGGATCCGGCCCGAGCTGGTCGTGTGGCTGACGCTCGCGCCGGTCGGGGTGCTGCTGGCCGTCGTCGACCTGCGGGCGCGCCGGCTGCCCGATCCGCTCACCCTCCCGCTCGCGGCCGCCGCCCTCGCCCTGCTCGGCCCGGCCGCACTGCTCCCCGAGCACGCCGGCGACTGGACCACCGCCCTGCTGGGCGCGCTCGCCCTCGGCGCCGGCTACCTCGTGCTGCACCTCGTCAACCCCGGTGGACTGGCCTTCGGCGATGTGAAACTGGCGCTCGGGACGGGCGCCGTCCTCGGCTGGTACGGCTGGGCGACGGTCATGCTCGGGACGTTCGCCGCGTTCCTGTTCGGGGCCCTGTACGGGGGCGTGCTGGCCGTCGTGGGACGGGAGGGACGCAGGACGACGATCGCCTTCGGGCCGTTCATGCTCGCGGGGACGCTCACGGGACTGTTGATCGGCGCGTACGCGGCCTGA
- the mqnC gene encoding cyclic dehypoxanthinyl futalosine synthase produces the protein MPEKADLQSVLDRAADGGRITPEEALDLYRDAPLHALGAAADAVRRRLYAGTEHIATYIIERNINYTNVCVTACKFCAFYAAPKDTAKGWTRDLDDILRRCAETVELGGTQIMFQGGHHPDYGVEYYEKHFAAIKEAFPQLVIHSLGASEVEHMARISKVSVEEAITRIHAAGLDSFAGAGAELLPARPRKAIAPLKESGERWLEIMETAHNLGVESTSTMLMGTGETNAERIEHLRMIRDVQDRTGGFRAFIPYTYQPENNHLKGRTQATLFEYLRMIAIARLFMDNVRHIQGSWLTTGKEVGQLSLHYGADDLGSIMLEENVVSSAGAKHRSNRLEIIDLIRKAGRVPAQRATTYEHLVVHDDPANDPVDERVMSHISSTAIAGGTAHPELKLLTSN, from the coding sequence GTGCCCGAGAAGGCCGACCTCCAGTCCGTGCTCGACCGTGCCGCGGACGGCGGGCGGATCACCCCGGAAGAGGCCCTCGACCTCTACCGCGACGCCCCGCTGCACGCGCTCGGCGCCGCCGCCGACGCCGTACGCCGCCGTCTGTACGCGGGAACCGAGCACATCGCGACGTACATCATCGAGCGGAACATCAACTACACGAACGTGTGCGTCACGGCGTGCAAGTTCTGCGCCTTCTACGCCGCTCCCAAGGACACGGCCAAGGGCTGGACCCGCGACCTGGACGACATCCTGCGCCGCTGCGCCGAGACCGTCGAGCTCGGCGGTACGCAGATCATGTTCCAGGGCGGACACCACCCGGACTACGGCGTCGAGTACTACGAGAAGCACTTCGCCGCCATCAAGGAGGCGTTCCCGCAGCTGGTGATCCACTCGCTGGGCGCGTCCGAGGTCGAGCACATGGCGCGGATCTCCAAGGTGAGCGTGGAGGAGGCCATCACGCGGATCCACGCGGCCGGTCTCGACTCCTTCGCCGGCGCCGGCGCCGAGCTGCTCCCCGCGCGCCCCCGCAAGGCCATCGCGCCCCTGAAGGAGTCCGGCGAGCGCTGGCTGGAGATCATGGAGACCGCGCACAACCTGGGCGTGGAGTCGACGTCCACGATGCTCATGGGCACCGGCGAGACCAACGCCGAGCGCATCGAGCACCTGCGGATGATCCGTGACGTACAGGACCGGACGGGCGGCTTCCGCGCCTTCATCCCGTACACCTACCAGCCCGAGAACAACCACCTGAAGGGCCGCACCCAGGCGACCCTCTTCGAGTACCTGCGGATGATCGCCATCGCCCGCCTGTTCATGGACAACGTCCGGCACATCCAGGGCTCCTGGCTCACCACGGGCAAGGAGGTCGGCCAACTCTCCCTGCACTACGGCGCGGACGACCTCGGTTCGATCATGCTGGAGGAGAACGTCGTCTCCTCGGCCGGCGCCAAGCACCGCTCCAACCGCCTCGAGATCATCGACCTGATCCGCAAGGCGGGCCGCGTCCCGGCCCAGCGCGCGACGACGTACGAGCACCTCGTCGTGCACGACGACCCGGCGAACGACCCCGTCGACGAGCGGGTCATGTCCCACATCTCGTCTACGGCGATCGCGGGCGGCACGGCCCACCCCGAGCTCAAGCTCCTCACCTCCAACTAG
- a CDS encoding chitinase, protein MRSFLMPTAGVTCMFALALAGCSAGSDSASDAAPKATDKATDQASSPSPSPSATSSSTSTSYAPYVSAVEASDNDAAGTPTTYNLAFVIAGGSTCTPKWNGTNAVGDSAVKSRISALTESGATVRVSFGGASGKELAATCDSASELAEAYGDALDAAGSTQADFDIEGDELTDSGSVALRSQAIAALQKERPDLEVSFTLPVMPSGLDSDSLALLASANTYDVQVSTVNLMTMNYGESYSGDMGGYAITSATAAHTQLKSVFGTEDSVAWRGMALTSMIGTNDVANESFSLADAAQVRAFAEEKGISWVSMWSTFRDQQCSDGDAAKDDALTNCSGVEQSSGAFAEAFSE, encoded by the coding sequence ATGAGGAGTTTCCTGATGCCGACGGCCGGGGTCACCTGCATGTTCGCCCTGGCCCTGGCGGGATGCTCCGCGGGCTCCGACAGCGCGTCGGACGCGGCGCCCAAGGCCACCGACAAGGCGACGGATCAGGCCAGTAGTCCCTCACCATCACCGAGCGCCACATCATCCAGTACCAGCACCTCCTACGCGCCCTACGTGAGCGCGGTGGAGGCCTCCGACAACGACGCCGCCGGTACGCCGACGACGTACAACCTGGCGTTCGTCATCGCCGGCGGCAGCACCTGCACGCCGAAGTGGAACGGTACGAACGCCGTCGGCGACTCGGCGGTGAAGTCCCGTATCTCGGCGCTGACGGAGTCGGGCGCCACGGTGCGCGTCTCCTTCGGCGGAGCCTCCGGCAAGGAGCTGGCCGCCACCTGTGACAGCGCGTCGGAACTCGCCGAGGCGTACGGCGACGCGCTCGACGCGGCCGGCTCCACCCAGGCCGACTTCGACATCGAGGGCGACGAACTCACCGACTCCGGCTCGGTCGCCCTGCGCTCGCAGGCGATCGCGGCACTTCAGAAGGAACGCCCGGACCTGGAGGTCTCCTTCACACTCCCGGTGATGCCCTCCGGGCTGGACTCCGACAGCCTGGCGCTGCTGGCGTCCGCGAACACATACGACGTCCAGGTCTCGACCGTCAACCTCATGACGATGAACTACGGCGAGTCGTACTCGGGCGACATGGGCGGGTACGCGATCACCTCGGCGACGGCCGCGCATACGCAGTTGAAGTCGGTGTTCGGGACGGAGGACTCCGTCGCGTGGAGGGGGATGGCGCTCACCTCGATGATCGGGACCAACGACGTCGCCAACGAGAGCTTTTCGCTGGCGGACGCGGCGCAGGTGCGGGCGTTCGCCGAGGAGAAGGGTATTTCCTGGGTTTCCATGTGGTCGACGTTCCGGGATCAGCAGTGTTCCGACGGTGACGCGGCGAAGGATGACGCTCTGACCAATTGCAGTGGGGTTGAGCAGAGTTCGGGGGCGTTTGCGGAGGCGTTTTCGGAGTAG